The sequence GCCGCTGACCCGAGCAGCAACAGTCCGGCCAGTACAATGTCGATGGCCTTAGTCGTCAGAGCGTGGGTCATAGTTGTGACCATGGTAACGAACAGGATTTGAAACAAACTCGTTCCGACCACCACGGTGGCGCTCATGCCGAGAATATAGAGCATCGCCGGGATCAGAATAAACCCGCCGCCAACACCCATCAGCATGGTAAGGATACCGACTGCCACACCGAGCAGAAGCGGGGCAATTGGACTGATGTAGAGGCCTGAACGGTAGAAGCGCCAGCGATAGGGTAACGCGGCGACCAATGGGTGATGGCGGCGCTTCATGGCGCGTGGCTTTGCACCCGCCTTAACCGCGCCAATAGTTTGCAGCGCCTCACGCCCCATCAAGGTGCCGATTGTGCCCAGCATCACGACGTAGAGCACGTTGATCATCACATCGATCTGGCCGAGCGACTGGAAGAAACGGAACAGCACCGCGCCGATGAGCGCTCCGATTGTGCCGCCAGCAACCATGAC comes from Altererythrobacter sp. ZODW24 and encodes:
- a CDS encoding sulfite exporter TauE/SafE family protein, translating into MDVYLPIANLSVNGLVIVALGGLTGILSGLFGVGGGFLTTPLLIFYGIPPTVAAASATTQVTGASVSGMLAHRKRNGVDEKIGWVMVAGGTIGALIGAVLFRFFQSLGQIDVMINVLYVVMLGTIGTLMGREALQTIGAVKAGAKPRAMKRRHHPLVAALPYRWRFYRSGLYISPIAPLLLGVAVGILTMLMGVGGGFILIPAMLYILGMSATVVVGTSLFQILFVTMVTTMTHALTTKAIDIVLAGLLLLGSAAGAQVGSKIALKAKPEILRLVLAAIVLAVALRMAFGLGFQPDEIFTVAPL